One window of the Roseovarius sp. THAF9 genome contains the following:
- a CDS encoding Gfo/Idh/MocA family protein, which yields MSDRICLLGCGFVADLYMRSLRGHPEISVVGVYDKNETRLKQFCDYWNLPAMSSFEALLDAASGSLVLNLTNPSAHYDTTLACLEAGHPVYSEKPLAMSVEDAKALHALAHEKGLTLASAPCSTLGEAAQTLGHALRRGIAGTPRVIYAELDDGFIPQAAYHKWISESGAPWPFEDEFRVGCTLEHAGYYLGWLISWFGSVRTVVAASAECYPEKEGQGPFAPDMSTATLFFENGPVTRLTCSILAPHDHAIRITGDTGVLACKAAWDNAAKVTFARRMTIRRRLMEHPFPRRIRLPQPTHPKVARKGAAAMNFMLGPAEALAAIREGRECRLGGDFALHMTEVTLAIQSAGKTSGAQSMTTRCAPMEPMPWAM from the coding sequence ATGAGCGATAGAATCTGTTTGCTGGGATGCGGGTTTGTCGCGGATCTTTACATGCGGTCCCTCAGGGGCCATCCGGAAATCTCCGTTGTCGGGGTCTACGACAAGAACGAGACCAGGTTGAAGCAATTCTGCGACTACTGGAACCTGCCGGCGATGTCCTCGTTCGAGGCATTGTTGGATGCGGCATCCGGATCGCTGGTTCTAAACCTCACAAATCCGTCCGCGCATTATGATACGACTCTCGCCTGCCTAGAAGCCGGTCATCCGGTCTATTCCGAAAAGCCGCTGGCGATGTCCGTCGAAGATGCCAAGGCCCTTCACGCGCTGGCACACGAGAAGGGGCTGACACTCGCGTCCGCGCCGTGCTCGACCCTGGGCGAGGCGGCACAGACGCTGGGACATGCACTGCGCCGGGGTATTGCAGGCACGCCGCGCGTCATCTATGCCGAACTCGACGACGGATTCATCCCGCAGGCCGCCTATCACAAATGGATCTCGGAAAGCGGCGCACCCTGGCCCTTCGAGGATGAATTTCGCGTGGGATGCACGCTTGAACATGCCGGCTATTATCTCGGGTGGCTGATCTCATGGTTCGGGTCGGTGCGCACCGTGGTGGCGGCCTCGGCAGAGTGTTATCCTGAAAAGGAAGGCCAGGGACCATTTGCGCCGGACATGTCCACGGCCACGCTCTTTTTTGAGAATGGGCCAGTGACGCGCCTGACCTGTTCGATCCTTGCCCCGCACGATCACGCGATCCGGATCACGGGCGATACCGGCGTGCTGGCCTGCAAGGCGGCTTGGGACAACGCAGCGAAGGTGACGTTCGCCCGGCGGATGACAATCCGGCGGCGGCTGATGGAGCACCCGTTTCCGCGCCGTATCCGATTGCCGCAACCGACCCACCCCAAGGTCGCGCGCAAGGGCGCGGCAGCAATGAACTTCATGCTCGGTCCCGCCGAGGCTCTTGCTGCGATCCGCGAGGGGCGCGAGTGTCGGCTCGGCGGGGATTTTGCGCTGCACATGACCGAAGTGACACTCGCGATCCAGTCCGCGGGCAAGACAAGCGGCGCGCAAAGCATGACCACGCGGTGCGCCCCTATGGAGCCGATGCCATGGGCGATGTGA
- a CDS encoding NAD(P)-dependent oxidoreductase, with translation MGDVTRILITGASGFIGQASVRAARARGLEVFAIYRSTLPPDWAADAGITPLRIDLSDDTARASLADALDHVDAVIHAAAHLGGDADAHDRDTVAATQMLLTALSEKPRRLVHVSSIAVYDPMTLPDGDTVTEETAQDTPETARDAYTAGKLRQEELVIAAGQPAWLMRPGAVYGPGRTFHPLLGFWVSKLFVCIDGGGELPHTHVDHTAKALVAAACTDPGGVRALNVLDDDRPTRIRFVRTHRRIAGWPHLVLPLPYRIWLMTTRLLRPLAPRLPGLLQEPILRARLMPLQWPNTALRSALGGEDQADFAGMLQASISKTET, from the coding sequence ATGGGCGATGTGACCCGGATACTGATCACCGGGGCAAGCGGCTTCATCGGCCAGGCGAGTGTCCGGGCCGCGCGGGCGCGCGGGCTCGAGGTCTTCGCGATCTACCGCAGCACACTGCCGCCCGACTGGGCCGCCGATGCAGGGATCACGCCGCTTCGGATCGACCTGTCGGACGATACCGCCCGAGCTTCTCTGGCCGATGCGCTGGACCATGTCGACGCAGTAATCCATGCCGCCGCGCATCTCGGTGGAGATGCTGATGCACATGACCGCGACACTGTGGCAGCGACGCAAATGCTTTTGACGGCACTGTCGGAAAAGCCGCGTCGCCTCGTTCATGTCAGTTCGATCGCCGTCTACGATCCGATGACGCTGCCGGATGGCGACACGGTGACCGAGGAGACAGCGCAGGACACTCCCGAGACCGCGCGCGACGCCTATACCGCTGGAAAGCTCCGGCAGGAGGAACTAGTCATTGCTGCGGGCCAACCGGCATGGCTTATGCGCCCCGGGGCAGTCTATGGCCCCGGTCGCACCTTTCATCCCTTGCTTGGCTTCTGGGTATCAAAGCTCTTCGTCTGCATCGATGGCGGGGGAGAATTGCCGCACACCCATGTCGATCACACGGCCAAAGCTCTGGTCGCGGCGGCTTGCACGGATCCGGGCGGGGTGCGCGCGCTCAATGTGCTGGATGATGATCGCCCGACGCGCATCCGTTTCGTGCGAACGCATCGCCGGATTGCCGGTTGGCCACACCTTGTGCTGCCTCTTCCCTATCGTATCTGGCTGATGACAACCCGGCTGCTGCGCCCCCTGGCACCGCGCCTGCCCGGTTTGCTGCAAGAGCCGATCCTGCGCGCCCGGCTCATGCCGTTGCAGTGGCCCAACACGGCGCTGCGAAGCGCACTCGGCGGGGAGGATCAGGCCGACTTCGCCGGAATGCTGCAAGCTTCTATCAGTAAGACCGAGACATGA